Proteins encoded in a region of the Novibacillus thermophilus genome:
- a CDS encoding NAD-dependent epimerase/dehydratase family protein, whose product MKRLKILVTGGAGFIGSNVVDAYIREGHDVVVVDNLSSGKKENVHPDAAFYLMDIRSDDLRKVFDIERPDVVNHHAAQKSVPKSVEDPVFDAELNVVGLLNVLNQCVAFDVKKVIFISSGGALAGDADVIPTDEEHVSDMISPYAISKYVGEKYLHFYAVTYGLTYVSLRYANVYGPRQVAEGESGVVPIFMENFFQNRPSELYAYADQPRGTTRDYVYVDDVARANVLALTKGRNVPINIGTGVEMHIEDIYRQMQEVLGHDLPLIRKKERVGDVRRSCLDCTRAKDVLGWEAEVSFKEGIRRLYRYMSKTNSP is encoded by the coding sequence GTGAAGCGATTGAAAATATTAGTGACAGGCGGGGCCGGATTTATCGGCTCCAACGTGGTGGACGCCTACATTCGGGAAGGGCACGACGTCGTCGTTGTCGACAACCTCAGTTCCGGAAAAAAGGAGAATGTCCATCCCGACGCTGCGTTTTACTTGATGGATATTCGCTCAGACGACCTTCGCAAAGTGTTTGACATAGAACGACCGGACGTCGTCAATCACCATGCGGCACAAAAATCGGTGCCGAAGTCGGTGGAAGACCCGGTGTTCGATGCCGAGCTGAATGTGGTCGGCTTGCTGAACGTGTTGAACCAGTGCGTCGCCTTTGACGTGAAAAAGGTGATTTTCATCTCCTCCGGGGGAGCCCTCGCCGGAGACGCCGATGTCATTCCGACAGACGAAGAGCACGTTTCAGACATGATTTCGCCTTACGCCATTTCCAAATACGTCGGCGAAAAGTACTTGCACTTTTACGCCGTGACGTACGGTTTGACCTACGTGTCACTGCGTTACGCCAACGTGTACGGTCCGCGCCAAGTGGCAGAAGGGGAGAGCGGTGTCGTTCCGATTTTCATGGAGAACTTTTTTCAAAATCGACCTTCTGAACTGTATGCGTACGCGGATCAGCCGCGGGGTACGACGCGCGACTATGTGTACGTCGACGATGTGGCCCGGGCCAACGTCCTCGCTTTGACAAAGGGCCGCAACGTGCCGATTAACATCGGCACCGGTGTGGAAATGCACATCGAAGACATCTACCGGCAAATGCAAGAAGTGCTGGGGCACGACTTGCCGCTCATTCGCAAAAAGGAACGTGTCGGGGACGTGCGCAGAAGCTGCCTCGACTGTACCCGGGCGAAAGACGTCCTGGGCTGGGAAGCCGAGGTCAGCTTTAAGGAAGGCATAAGGCGTCTCTATCGGTACATGTCGAAAACGAACAGCCCGTGA
- a CDS encoding glycerophosphodiester phosphodiesterase, which produces MNLKRLLVVTVLLLSVLVAPFANSAAAGGPPHKVMNIAHRGASGYAPENTMAAFDKALQMKADYFELDVQMSKDGKLVLIHDVTVDRTTDGTGRVGDLTFKELRRLDAGSWFDPAFAGERIPTLEEALDRYRGKIGILIEIKNPELYPGIERKVAKALKKRNLHKPRNGKIIVQSFNHDSVKKFHRLLPSVPVGVLISYRDEGISDKELRNFAKYADYVNPNKDMVDRSLVKRIHRFGMKTTPWTVRDRAEADRLKSIRVDGIVTDYPDYVHPR; this is translated from the coding sequence CTGAATCTCAAACGTCTTTTAGTCGTGACTGTCCTGTTGTTGTCCGTTCTCGTCGCCCCGTTCGCAAACAGTGCCGCTGCTGGAGGACCTCCGCACAAAGTGATGAACATCGCGCACCGCGGCGCGTCTGGCTATGCCCCGGAGAACACCATGGCCGCTTTTGACAAGGCTTTACAGATGAAAGCCGACTACTTTGAACTCGACGTCCAAATGAGCAAAGACGGCAAGCTCGTCCTCATTCACGATGTCACCGTGGACAGGACGACGGACGGCACTGGCCGGGTCGGTGATTTAACTTTTAAAGAACTTCGGCGCCTCGATGCGGGAAGCTGGTTTGATCCTGCCTTTGCCGGAGAGCGCATCCCCACTTTGGAAGAAGCGTTAGACCGCTACCGCGGGAAAATCGGCATTTTGATAGAAATAAAAAATCCCGAGCTGTACCCCGGGATTGAGCGCAAAGTGGCCAAAGCATTAAAAAAGCGCAACTTGCACAAACCGAGAAACGGGAAAATCATCGTCCAATCGTTTAACCACGACTCAGTCAAAAAATTCCACAGACTGTTGCCTTCCGTACCCGTCGGGGTGCTGATCAGCTACCGAGATGAAGGGATAAGCGACAAAGAATTAAGGAACTTTGCGAAGTACGCCGATTACGTCAACCCGAACAAGGACATGGTGGACCGGTCCCTTGTGAAGCGCATCCATCGTTTCGGTATGAAAACGACACCGTGGACGGTACGTGACCGAGCAGAAGCCGACCGGTTAAAATCCATCCGTGTGGACGGGATTGTCACGGATTATCCAGACTACGTTCATCCTCGTTAA
- a CDS encoding DNA polymerase IV, translated as MKNDGGGKAMSLKIAHVDCDCFFAAVEMLDNPKLRGKPVIVGGKGGRGVVATCSYEARKFGVHSAMPMFMARQKCPHGIFVTPRRERYKEVSRAIFRIFRLFTPLVEPVSIDEAYMDLSHYGSGIVEAARKIKERVKEETGITISVGVAPNKFLAKLASDLEKPDGFTVIRKEQAQDVLRDLPVNKLRGVGPRTEAKMHRLGCYKISDLYRYDLAEMKRMFGKHGEVLYHYARGEDHRTIETRREAKSVSREKTLAYDTSDLEELANYLREFAHDVGKWLHERGYFARTVTVKIKDRRFREHSKSVTLQTFTQDETVIWRTALELLHQFELDEDVRLIGLGVSNLELHPTVQLSFFDGELF; from the coding sequence GTGAAAAACGACGGTGGTGGAAAAGCGATGTCCCTCAAGATCGCGCACGTTGACTGCGACTGTTTTTTTGCCGCGGTCGAAATGTTGGACAACCCGAAATTGCGGGGCAAGCCGGTTATCGTTGGAGGCAAGGGCGGACGGGGCGTGGTTGCGACTTGCTCGTACGAAGCTCGCAAGTTTGGCGTCCACTCGGCCATGCCGATGTTCATGGCGCGGCAAAAGTGTCCTCACGGCATTTTTGTCACGCCGAGGCGTGAGCGGTATAAAGAAGTTTCCCGCGCCATTTTTCGCATTTTTCGGCTGTTTACACCCCTGGTCGAACCGGTATCAATCGATGAAGCGTACATGGATTTGTCTCATTACGGGAGCGGGATTGTGGAGGCGGCGCGCAAAATCAAGGAACGAGTCAAAGAGGAGACAGGGATTACCATATCCGTCGGAGTTGCCCCGAACAAATTTCTGGCGAAGCTGGCCAGCGATTTGGAGAAACCGGACGGATTCACGGTCATTCGCAAAGAACAGGCCCAAGACGTGTTGCGCGATCTCCCGGTCAACAAGCTGCGCGGGGTCGGCCCGAGAACAGAGGCGAAGATGCACCGGCTCGGCTGCTACAAAATTTCCGACTTGTACCGGTACGACCTAGCCGAGATGAAGCGCATGTTCGGGAAGCACGGGGAAGTCTTGTACCACTACGCCCGCGGCGAAGATCACCGCACCATTGAAACGCGACGGGAGGCGAAGTCGGTCAGCCGGGAGAAAACGCTCGCCTACGACACGTCTGATCTGGAGGAACTCGCGAACTATTTGCGTGAATTTGCGCACGACGTCGGGAAGTGGTTGCACGAACGAGGGTACTTTGCCCGGACGGTGACAGTGAAAATAAAAGACAGGCGTTTTCGGGAACATTCCAAAAGTGTCACACTTCAGACGTTCACGCAGGATGAAACAGTCATCTGGCGGACCGCTCTCGAATTGCTTCACCAGTTTGAACTCGATGAGGATGTCAGACTGATCGGACTAGGGGTTTCCAACCTGGAGTTACACCCGACTGTTCAACTTAGTTTTTTCGACGGGGAGCTTTTCTAA